One Bacteroidales bacterium DNA window includes the following coding sequences:
- the rlmD gene encoding 23S rRNA (uracil(1939)-C(5))-methyltransferase RlmD yields the protein MDNKIIKNISVSDFAAEGKSIARVDGKVIFIDNAVPGDIVDLIIFKEKKNFSEAKVGNFIKYSPDRVDAVCEHFGICGGCRWQNLDYKAQLIFKQKQVEDNFQRIAKMEIPEVLTIIPSDEVYFYRNKLEFSFSNYRFLTKEDDLIDRDSKNLSGLGFHIKKHFDKVLDIKKCYLQKEPSNDIRQFIKEYAQKNNLEFFDIRKGEGFSRTLIIRTSNLGEVMVILAFYYENKENIEKLLNNLNEKFPDITSLNYVINGKKNDTISDLEIIAYRGKSYITEQMGDLKFKIGPKSFFQTNSKQALKMYEKVKEFAGIKNNEVVYDLYTGTGTIANFIAAQAIKVIGIEYLDTAIEDAKENSKINKIENTYFYSGDVLKILNDEFIINNGAPDIIITDPPRAGMHPKVVEQIKKISSNKIIYVSCDAATQARDIALLADSYEIVKIQPIDMFPHTHHIENIVLLEKKNQ from the coding sequence ATGGATAATAAAATAATTAAAAACATTTCGGTTTCGGATTTTGCAGCAGAAGGAAAATCAATTGCAAGAGTTGACGGGAAAGTGATTTTTATCGATAATGCTGTCCCAGGCGATATAGTTGATTTAATTATTTTTAAAGAAAAGAAAAACTTTTCAGAGGCAAAGGTTGGTAATTTTATAAAATATTCACCCGACAGGGTAGATGCGGTTTGTGAGCATTTTGGAATTTGCGGCGGTTGCAGATGGCAAAATCTGGATTATAAAGCACAACTCATATTTAAACAAAAACAGGTTGAAGATAATTTTCAAAGGATAGCAAAAATGGAAATTCCTGAAGTTTTAACTATAATTCCTTCCGATGAAGTTTATTTTTATCGCAATAAACTTGAGTTTAGTTTTTCAAATTACCGCTTTCTCACAAAAGAAGATGATTTGATTGATAGAGATTCGAAAAACCTCAGTGGACTTGGTTTTCATATAAAAAAACATTTTGACAAAGTACTTGATATTAAAAAATGTTATTTGCAAAAAGAACCATCAAATGACATAAGGCAATTCATAAAAGAGTATGCGCAAAAAAATAATCTTGAGTTTTTTGATATACGAAAAGGCGAGGGATTTTCAAGAACTTTAATTATCCGAACTTCAAACCTTGGCGAAGTAATGGTAATACTGGCTTTTTATTATGAGAACAAAGAAAATATTGAAAAACTTTTGAATAATTTGAATGAAAAATTTCCTGATATAACTTCTTTAAATTATGTTATAAACGGGAAAAAAAACGACACCATATCCGATTTGGAAATAATTGCATATAGGGGAAAGTCATACATAACCGAACAAATGGGAGATTTGAAATTTAAAATAGGTCCAAAATCTTTTTTTCAGACAAATTCTAAACAGGCATTAAAAATGTATGAAAAAGTCAAAGAGTTTGCTGGCATAAAAAATAATGAGGTCGTTTATGATTTATACACAGGAACAGGGACAATTGCTAATTTTATTGCTGCTCAAGCGATTAAAGTTATTGGAATTGAATATTTGGATACTGCTATTGAAGACGCTAAAGAGAATTCAAAAATTAATAAAATTGAAAACACCTATTTTTATAGCGGTGATGTCTTGAAAATCCTGAATGATGAATTTATTATAAATAATGGTGCTCCTGATATAATTATTACAGATCCGCCCAGAGCAGGAATGCATCCAAAAGTGGTAGAACAGATAAAAAAGATTTCATCAAATAAAATAATTTATGTAAGCTGCGATGCAGCTACGCAGGCAAGAGATATTGCTTTGCTTGCAGATTCTTACGAAATCGTTAAAATTCAACCAATAGACATGTTTCCTCATACACACCATATTGAAAATATTGTTTTACTTGAAAAGAAAAATCAGTAA